Sequence from the bacterium genome:
ATAAAAAAAACATCTTAGTTGAAGATATTACTAAAACGCCACAAGAGCTTACAAAAGAATTTAAAAAAATACAAAAGAACTTAACTAAGTTTCTAATCAACAACGATTTGGATAAGGCAATATTGTTGGCGGATAAATATTCAGAAATTGTAAATGCCATTGCCAAGAAAAAAGAAAACAAATTAACCTCAAATCTGCAAACCGAAAATCTTACTTTAAATAAGCTTTTAAAACTTCATTGTTCCTTATTCCCTGAAAATTATGAACTTGCGGGGAAAATAAGAAAGGTTAGAGTTTGTATAGAAAGTGAAAAATCTAAACAACCTCGTCTTTTACCCCCGCCGGCAGATAAAGTTGAATATTTGTTAAAGAACATATTATTGTGGTGGTGCGACAAATCAAAAAAACTTCAAAATAGCACTAAAGAAGAGAAAATAGACGCAATAGTTCAGTTTCATCATCAATTTTTAGTAATTCATCCGTTTTTGGATGGTAATGGCAGAGTAGCAAGGTTATTGCTTGGCCTCCAATTAAAAGAACAGTTCCAAAAAGATATAGAAATAGAATTCCAAAAAAAAGAATATTATAAAGCGCTTTCGTGTGCGGACAACAAAGATAGAACCCCATTGAACAAGCTAATTACAACTCTTTTAGACAAAGCTTAAGCATTAATTTTCCTAACACTGTTAGCCCTTGTCTTTACTCCCTCGTTAAAAAATATTCCACGTTTAAGTGTTTTGAAAATATCCTATGCTTTTGTTAAAATGCAAACCTCTTTTAATATGGAGAAAAAATATGTCTATAAAAGGAATAATATTTGATGTTGACGGGGTTATCTGCGACTCAGAAAAACTGCACAGGGAAGCGTGGAGACAGATACTGGCGACAAGAAATATTTTCCTTACTGATGACCACAGTGGGGTAGGGCGTTCCGATAAAGCATTCCTGGAAGAACTGCAAGCAAAAGGAACAATGTCTAAAGATTTAGATACACGGCAAATACAAGATGAAAAATTAAACGTTTTGGTTGAGCTTGCAAAGAAAAAGGCAGAACTGTTTCCGGAAACAAAAGAAGTGCTTGCGCATTTTAAAAATGATTATCTGCTCTCTGTAGCATCAAATTCAGATAGAAAATTTGTATTAACACTTCTGGAAAACACCGACATACTGCAGTATTTCAAGACAGTTCTTGCAATTAATGATATTAAACATCCAAAACCCGCACCCGATATATACCTCTTGGCAGCAGAAAGAATGGGCCTAAAGCCGCAAGAATGTATTGTTATTGAAGATTCTACGGTTGGTATCGAATCGGCAAAAAACGCTGCAATGAAATGTATAGCCGTTGCGCATACTTTGCCTAAAGAAAGATTAAAAAAAGCCGATATTTTGATTGATAAAATTTCTGCGAAGAAAATTGAGCAATTTATTAAAGAACAATCTTGACAAAAGCGCTTAATATGGAATGTAAAGTTATTCAAAATAAGAAAAAATGCAATTGCACTTACGAACCATGCAATCGAAAGGGTATTTGCTGTGAATGTATAAGTTATCATCGAAGAAACAATGAGTTGCCTGCTTGTTATTTCCCTGATGAGGTAGAAAAAACCTATGACCGTTCAATAGAAAAGTTTATCCAGATTCACACTAAACCCCGTTAGAGATTAAAAGAAAAGTTATGATTTATCTCAATACTTTAGAAATAAAAAGAGAAAGTCAATGACGATATCTATTCCCACCTCCGAGGTGGGATTTGTATATTAAATTTAATTTACGGTCGCCTTATGGCGACCTATCTCTAACGGAGTAAACCCCGTTAGAGATTTAAAAAACTTGTTATGTGCAAAATACCCCAAAAATTCTTAAAAAAGACATATAATCAGTCATCCTCATCGTCAAAGTCCTCTGTAAAGCGAAATTTGAGTGGTTTGGCTTTTGAGCAATGCGGTTTTTAAATATGAAAGATAAAACAATAGTAAAAATAAGCGAAAAAGACTTTAAAAATAGAAGAATGACGCTAAATATCAGTCAAAATGACTTTGCAAAAATCGCCGGTGTATCTTATAGGACTATTTTGAGATTTGAACAAGGAAAAACCGTTAGTGGAAAGTCAATGGACAAAATTGTACGCATATTAGAAAACTTAGAATCTTCCTCCGAAAATAAAAACGACAATCTATGGTGGAAAAGCCATAAAAATGCTTTAATGAAAAAACCTAAAGCTTAAAGATTTACATTATATTGTCAGTTATCATAAGATATATTATGTTAACTTGAATACATGGAAAGGCGACTTATCCACAGATGTGAATTTAACGTATAATAGTTATCAAGTAAAGTAACGTTAGTATCGCATGAGATAGACTTACGACTATTTATGTTTTGCATATTTCTCCTCAATTGTGGATAGTGTGGATAAAAAATACTCGGAAAAACAGCTTTGAACTTTCTAAAGAGGAGTTTTTAATTTCCAAAAAGATAAAAGGAATTTTCACAACAGAATATCCTTTACTAAAAAAAGGCCATATATGTCCAAATTTTAGAAAAATAGCTTTTAACACGAGGGTTTATATTGCCCTATCCCTAAAATCGTCTATAAATGCAATTTTAGCGGTATTTTTGAGTTTTTTCAGAAAAATTTGATTAATTGGATACAAATCAATATAATTAAAGCCAATCATGTCAAAAAATACTAAATCTACAAATAAACAACTGACTGAAGCTCATCAAACAATTCAAAATTTGTCAAAACTGCTTAAAGTAGCCGAAATTATAGTTTCCGCCACAAATATTGACAACCTTCTTGAAGTAATAATGAGAATGGCTGAAGAAATAATGAATGCTGAGACATCATCTTTAACGCTTATTGACGAAAAAACAGGAGATTTGCAGTTTGTAGTTGTTAGAGGTGAAGCGGGAAAAACCATTAAGAGTAAATCCATCAAATTGGGACAGGGAATTTGTGGTTGGGCTGCGAAGACAGGAGAATGTTTAATAATCAACGACCCTTATAACGACCCCAGATTCGATTCTTCTTTTGACAAAACATCCGGTTTTAAAACACGTTCTTATTTATGTATGCCGTTAAAAACTTTTGACGGAAGTATAATTGGAACAGTTCAGGTTCTAAATAAAAGAAAAGGTAAATTTACCAAGAAAGACTCAGAAATATTTGCCCATTTCTGTAATTTGAGCGCCATTGCTATAAGAAACCAAAAACTTATAAATAGCCGAAATGAACAACAGCAAATACAGGCAGATTTGGATTATGCGCGGTCAATACAACAGAATTTTCTTCCTAAAAAAATACCACATACAAAAGATTACCATTTTGATTCATTCTATCTTTCTGCAAAAGCAGTAGGCGGAGATTTTTATGATATCGTTCCTTTAAAAAACAACAAAATGGCCGTTTATATTGCCGATGTTTCCGGTAAAGGTATTCCTGCTGCTTTATTTATGTCTAAAATGAGCTCTAATTTGCGATTTCTCCTCGAGAATGAAAAAAACCAATTAACAGTAATGGAGAAAATAAACAATCAAATACTCGAAAGAAGTTCAAGGGGCATGTTTATAACATTGCTTCTTCTTGTAATAGAGTTGAAAACGGGAAAAATAAAAGTATTTAATGCAGGACATATTTCCCCGTTTATTATCGGCATAGAAAATGTTAATGTTTTCAAAAGAAGCGAAAATCCTCCTGTGGGAATAATAAACGGGATTGATTTCAAAACACAAGAGTTTACGATAAAACCAGCAGAAAGAATTGTTCTTATAACCGATGGCTTGACGGATATAAAAAATGAGAAAAATAAAATTTTAGGTATTGATGGGTTAAAAAACATAATAGAAAAACATAGAGCGTCGGATGATTTTAAAGGAGACTTTTTAAAAGAAATAGATAAACACCTAAAAGCAACAGGTCAGCCCGACGATATCACGATGATAAGTATCTTGCGCTCTCCCCTACCCGATTATCGTTTTGAGCAGGAGGAAATAATAACGTTTACCGATGCCGACCATACGAAAAAAATTAAAGATATAATTTCAAAAATGGCAGGAAAAATTGGATTTAATACAAAAGATATTAATTTAATTATAGTTGCCGTTTTGGAAGCGCTCTCAAATGTTGTAAAATATACATACGAACAAGAAGTAGGAAAAATTAAAGTTAGCGTGTTAGGCGAAGGTAAAGTATTAAAAATTTTCTTGAGAGATTACGGGAAAAAAGTAGATGAGGAAAAAATCGTATCCAGGAATTTAGAAGATATAAGACCCGGTGGGTTAGGGATTCATTTCATGAAAGAAATTATGGATTCGGTTGAGTACTTACCGGTAAAAGATGGTAACGAACTAAGGTTAATAAAGAAAGTAATTAGTTAGCGGGTTAGCTGGTAAACCGGCTACACTGAAATCCAAACAGAGTGAGGGTATAATGGATATTAAAATTGTTGACGAATCGGATGACAAGGCAACTGTAGCAATAAAAGGCAGCATCACATTTAAAAATTCAAACGAGTTAAGAGTTGTTTTAGTAGATTTGAGCAAGAAAAAGATAAAAGAAATACGCATAGATATGAAAGATGTGGATTATTTGGATTCTTCTGCCATTGCCACTTTTATCGAATGCTTAAAAATAACGAAGGCATACGGCGGAGCGCTTGTGCTTTTAAACTTAAACGAAACTTGCAAAGATATTTTTATGATTGCGCGTTTGGATAAAATATTCACGTTTGGATAACTTAAAAATAATGGTTGTCAATTGATATATTTACACATTACTAATTACAATTTACGGATTACAAATTTATGATTAGAACTATAGGCAAAACTACACTCGGATTTTTGAAAGAAGTCAGCAATTTCTTCTTTTTAATTCGGGATATTTTGTATTGGATAGTCATTGCCCCATTTAAAGGTAAGAGAATAAGATTAGGAAGCGCTTCTTTCCAAATTATCAGAGTAGGAATCAGAGCTATACCTATAATCTGTCTTGTGCTTTTTCTGGTTGGAATGATACTTGTAGTTGCAATGTCACCGCTTCTTGTACGTTTTGGCGTCCCTTCTTTGATAGCCAATATAATAGCCGTTTCAATTACTAGAGAAATCGGAGCACTTTTAACGGCGCTTGTAATGAGCGGATTTGCAGGAGCATCAATCGCTGCAGAAATCGGGACAATGAATGTAAGTGAAGAATTAATAGCTCTTGAAACTTCAGCTCTAAACCCTGTTCATTTTTTGATTGTGCCGCGTGTTTTAGCTACAGCTATAGCTCTACCCTGTCTTGTAATAATATCTGATATTGCCGGAATTACAGGGGGTATGTTAACCAGCAAATTATTATTGGGTGTTAGCCCATCTTTATATATGCAGCTTACTTTTGAGGCAATTGAAACTAAAATCTTAGTGTATACACTTATTAAATCCTTTGTGTTTGGACTTATTATTGCCTCTTTAGCATGTTACTATGGATTTAAAGTTAGAGGAGGAGCAGAAGGCGTAGGTAAGGAAACAACAAATTCCGTTGTATTTTCAATGATATTTATTATCCTAGCAAATTTAGTTTTTTCTCTGTTCTATAATATGTACCTTGAAACTTTTTAATAGAAATGCATGACTATTAAAAAAATGTAATAGAAAAAATGGAAGACGAAAAAGAGCAAAAAAAAGAGATAGTGATTTCTGTCAGGAATCTGTCCAAAATTTTTAACGGCAGAACCGTGCTTAAAAATATCAATTTAGACGTTTACAAAGGAGAACGGCTGATTATAATCGGTGGTAGTGGTTGTGGTAAATCCACGCTTCTTAGATGCCTTATCAACGTACACCAACCTGATTCGGGAAGTTTAAAGTTTTTCGGGACAGAGTTAGTCGGCTTAAAAGATGAAACAAGGATGGATGAGATACGGAAAAGATTCGGAATCCTTTTCCAAAACGGTGCGCTTTATAATTCTCTCACGGTAGGAGAAAATGTTGCGCTTCTCATAAGGGAACATTCCGATATAGCAGAGTCGGTTATAGATATAATGGTGAAAGTAAAATTAGAACTTGTAGGATTAAGAGATTTTCATACCTTAATGCCGTCCCAGCTTTCGGGTGGAATGCAAAAAAGAGTTGCTCTTGCAAGAGCAATAGCTCTTGACCCGGAAGTGCTTTTTTACGATGAACCAACAAGCGGGCTTGATCCTATTATGACCGCAGTAATCGACGAATTAATTGTAGAGCTTAATCAAAAAATGAATATGACCTCAGTCATTATCACACACGATATGGCTAGCGCATATAGAACTGCGCATAGAATCGTTATGTTATATAAGGGCGAAGTTATTGCTCAGGGAACACCCGAAGAAGTAAAAAATTCGAAGGATAAATTTGTCCAACAGTTCATTCAAGGACTTGCAGACGGACCAATACCTTTGAGAGTATCAAGTAAAGATTTCTATGAAGACCTATTGGAAGGAGTGAGAAAAGATGAAATACGATAGAAACGAGATTGTAGCTGGAATATTTGTTTTGGGATGTATTTTTTTATTCCTTGCTTTCATTTTTAAGGCAGGTGATTTCAAAGAATCCATGCAACCTAAAAAAGAAATTATAGCAAGATTCACTCACGCCAGAGGAATAAAAACCAACAGTCCGGTTTATTATGCAGGGGTTCAGTCTGGTAAAGTCTCAAATCTGAGCGTAGACGAAAAGGATAATGTATATATAACCCTACAATTAGAAAAAGGTATAAATATAAGAAAAGATTCAATTATTAAAATCGGGGCTTCAGTAATGGGAGAAGCTTATATAGAGATAACTCCGGGTCAGGGAGAAATTGTAGAAGCAGGCAAGACGGTTATGGGAAACGACGCTGGTATCGCTCAACAAATAGAAGACGTCGTGACCAGTATACAGGATTTAGTCAAGAGCGATAAGATAACTTCAAGTTTGGATAATCTCGATAAAACTCTTAAAAATGTAGCTATAGTTTCAGAAACCTTTGCCGACAACAAGGATAAGATTGAAGCCATCATTTCCAATATAAACGAAATCACCCAATCTTTAAACGAAGACCTCGGAGAAATTACGGAAAAAATGAATACAGTGCTTTCAAATGTTGCTGAGATGACAAACGCCGAACAGATCAAAAAGATAGACCAGATAACAGAGAATATGGTTGGAATAACCGAAAATGCGGAAAATATACTCGCCGAAAATAGAAAATCTATAAAAAGTATTACGACAAATATAGAATCAATAACAGATAACCTTTATATTCTCTCAGCCGACCTAAAACGTAATCCTTGGAAAGCTATATGGAAATCCAAAGAACAGGATGTTGAGAAATATGCATTGCAGGATGCTATTATAAGACTAAAAGAAGCCGAAAAGAATCTTATAACACTAAACGAAAACAACGAAAAAATTTCTGATGAGGAATTGGAAGAAATCCGCGCTCTAATACAGAATTTAAAAAGCATACAAAAATCAACAAAAGAACTGACAACTCAAAACAAGAGACGGACACCAAAAAGAAAACCGTTTGGTCGATAGATCCCCCCTGTTACATTTTGACCCCGAGAAATCTAAAAGATTTCCGGGACCAAGTCCTTGAAATCGCTTTGCGATTTCTAAGGGAAAAATGTAGGGGGGACAGAAGATAGCTTTCAGCTATTTGCCCCCTAGTCTTGCTTTCGTATGAAAGCATAGGGGGTTTACTCTCTACTGGCAATTATCAGTTATCAAGTATCAACTGCAGACTAAAGACTATAAACCAATTGGGGGATCCCCCGGATATACCAAATTCTACTGTTTGCGTATCCTGTTCATTGTACTCATAATAGTAATACCTGTATTAAAATCCATAATTTCACTTTCGGTTTTGCCCTCTTTCAAACACTGCATAACTTCAATCACCTCATAAGTGTAACCGTTCCCGAATTGCTTGAATGCGATTTCTTTTTCTTCATCTTCCTCGAGCTTTACAATAATCCGGTTAGGATGCCAGAATTTATGCAGTATCCTGATAGAACCTTTATTTAGTACCGTAAATTCTGGCTTCGTTGACCGTATACCAATAGTTTAATGACATTTATCCGGCTTTTATTTTGAGGAGGAAATTAGGAATAGAAACACGCCAATCTCTTTGGTCGTTTTTTATCACTCAATTATATTTTTTAGACTGCAGGGATAAAAATGACAAAAGAGTAGGAAAGATATTTCTCCCCTACTCTTTTGTTTTTTGATATAGAAAGATTAATTACCAATTACAATTACCCGAAGCACTTTCCTGATTTTACCGGAAATTAGAAAAGTGCGAAGTCCCCCCCGTAGCACTTCCGTTGGAGTGCGGAGTCCCCCCTGTTACATTTCGCAGAAATGTAGGGGGGATTGCTTGCCCGCCAATCTTGATTTTATTTGTCCCTATAATTTTATTCTCCATTTCCCCAAACAAAACTAGGATGGATCGTTTACTATTTACTACCCTTACCTATTCATAAATGGAAGAAATCCTGCATTTCGCGATTTTTTAATGGCATTTGCTGTCATGCGTTGATGTTTAGCACAATTTCCGGTGTTCTTTCTGGGAAGTATCCTGCCGCTTTCGGCCATGAAATTTTTCAGGAAGGTCGCGTCTTTATAATCGACTTCTTTTAACTTTTTCACACAGAATTTGCATACCTTTTTTCTTGCAAACATTTCTCTGAGTTTCTTGTTAGAATCCCTGTCTGCCTGTATTTTTTTCTTCTTTCTTATAGACGCCTTAGACAATTTCTATCTCCTTGTTTTCGGAATAACTCTTTAGGCTATTTCCTCTTTTTCTTCTTCTTTTTCTTTTTCTTTTTCTTCGGTATGTGCTTCTATTATATCTTCATGTTTAGATTTTTCTTGACCAGAGTCAACAGAATCGGTCTTGGGTCTACTACCCAGGAATTGAACTCTGTCCGCTATTATTTCCAGAACTGTTTTGGGTCTTTCTTCTTCATTTTGGCTCGGAATACTTCGCGTTCTAAGTCTGCCCTCAACAAATACGGGTCTTCCCTTGGCCAGATATTCGGCGCAACTTTCAGCCTGTTTTCCCCAGACAACAACTGTAAGGAAACAAACTTCTTCTTTTCTTTCGCCTGTTCCGTTTGTATAGACTCTGTTTATAGCCAATCTCAAATTTGTAACCGGAGCGCCCGAAGTGGTAAATCGAAGTTCAGGATCTCTGGTTAAATTGCCCATTAAAAAAACTTTATTATAATTTGGCATGTAACAATCTCCTTTTTGCGTGTAAGTTTATTTCTTTATCACAGTATATCTTAAAATGTTTTCATCCTTTAAGAATTTTTTCTTTAGTTCATCAATCGCTGTCGGTGGCATTTCGAAATCAAATATGACATACAGCCCTTCCGAAGATTTCTTTATAGGATACGGTAGTTTTTCTCTAATAGCGTCCTTAATTTTTCCTGTCTTGCCTTTCTGAGAAACAATATATTTTTCCACATCTTCTATTCTTTTTTTCATCCTGTCTTCTTCAAGATCCGGATGAAAAATAAACACAATTTCATATTTTCGCATTTTTATCTCCGCGTTAGTCCCCCCTTCCACATTTCACAGAAATGTAGGGGGGATGATTAATCAAAGCTAAAATAAAGTATGCCAACATCATTTACTAAATAGTCTTTGCCTTCTATAGAATTTTACTTTAAACAAAAACTCGTTAAACACAACAACAGCTATTTTTATAAAATCTTTTCTATTTCTATATGAATTTTACCGGCAGATTCTATGGCGGTAGTTTCCCTCATAACAGCCCAAGACAATGCTTTCTCGTTCGCTATAGTACAAAAAGTGATAAAACTGAAGCTATTATAGCAGATATTGACGAGCTTTTTCAAGCTGTCCTAGATTTTCAGCTCCCTGCTACACTCTTCTTTTTTTTACAAAAATCTTGCAAATAACGGCGCAAGCACTAAAGATATCACGGACATTAATTTTACCAATATATTGATTGATGGCCCCATTGTATCTTTAAGCGGGTCGCCAACGGTATCTCCGACAACTGAGGCTTTATGTGCCAATGTGCCTTTGCCTCCGAAATTCCCTTCTTCAATATATTTCTTTGCATTATCAAGCGCTGCACCTGAATTTGCCATCTGGATTGCTAGTGGTAACCCTGTAACAAGTGAACCTACCAGAAACCCGCCCAAAGCAAGCGGCCCCAAGAAAAATCCAACTACAACAGGGGCTACTATCACCATAAGACCCGGCCCCATCATACTTGCAAGCGCGCCTTTAGTTGCAATATCTATACATAGAGAAGAATCCGGCTTTGCTTTTCCTTCCATTAAACCTTTGATTTCTTTGAACTGTCTTCTGACTTCATCTATTATTTTGTTTGCAATCTTGCCTACTCCGCCTGCAAGTAGTGCAGCGAAAACAAAAGGAATCATACCTCCGATTAATAAACCTGAAAGTATTTTGGGGTCAGATATATCTAATACTATCCTACCTTCAGCAAAACGACTCAATGTTGCTATATATGCCGTAATAAGTCCAAGCGCCGAGAAAGCAGCCGAACCTATGGCAAATCCTTTACCTATTGCCGCTGTTGTATTTCCCACACTGTCAAGCTGATCTGTAACTTCTCTTACGCTTGCGTCCTGCTGAGTCATTTCGGCAATTCCGCCTGCGTTGTCCGCAACAGGACC
This genomic interval carries:
- a CDS encoding Fic family protein, with amino-acid sequence MIRYNCLFIVLIASWIVGIVVYIAQKRINEAKQRENFLVLYYEFKKSDKKNILVEDITKTPQELTKEFKKIQKNLTKFLINNDLDKAILLADKYSEIVNAIAKKKENKLTSNLQTENLTLNKLLKLHCSLFPENYELAGKIRKVRVCIESEKSKQPRLLPPPADKVEYLLKNILLWWCDKSKKLQNSTKEEKIDAIVQFHHQFLVIHPFLDGNGRVARLLLGLQLKEQFQKDIEIEFQKKEYYKALSCADNKDRTPLNKLITTLLDKA
- a CDS encoding HAD family phosphatase; the encoded protein is MSIKGIIFDVDGVICDSEKLHREAWRQILATRNIFLTDDHSGVGRSDKAFLEELQAKGTMSKDLDTRQIQDEKLNVLVELAKKKAELFPETKEVLAHFKNDYLLSVASNSDRKFVLTLLENTDILQYFKTVLAINDIKHPKPAPDIYLLAAERMGLKPQECIVIEDSTVGIESAKNAAMKCIAVAHTLPKERLKKADILIDKISAKKIEQFIKEQS
- a CDS encoding helix-turn-helix domain-containing protein: MKDKTIVKISEKDFKNRRMTLNISQNDFAKIAGVSYRTILRFEQGKTVSGKSMDKIVRILENLESSSENKNDNLWWKSHKNALMKKPKA
- a CDS encoding SpoIIE family protein phosphatase, whose amino-acid sequence is MSKNTKSTNKQLTEAHQTIQNLSKLLKVAEIIVSATNIDNLLEVIMRMAEEIMNAETSSLTLIDEKTGDLQFVVVRGEAGKTIKSKSIKLGQGICGWAAKTGECLIINDPYNDPRFDSSFDKTSGFKTRSYLCMPLKTFDGSIIGTVQVLNKRKGKFTKKDSEIFAHFCNLSAIAIRNQKLINSRNEQQQIQADLDYARSIQQNFLPKKIPHTKDYHFDSFYLSAKAVGGDFYDIVPLKNNKMAVYIADVSGKGIPAALFMSKMSSNLRFLLENEKNQLTVMEKINNQILERSSRGMFITLLLLVIELKTGKIKVFNAGHISPFIIGIENVNVFKRSENPPVGIINGIDFKTQEFTIKPAERIVLITDGLTDIKNEKNKILGIDGLKNIIEKHRASDDFKGDFLKEIDKHLKATGQPDDITMISILRSPLPDYRFEQEEIITFTDADHTKKIKDIISKMAGKIGFNTKDINLIIVAVLEALSNVVKYTYEQEVGKIKVSVLGEGKVLKIFLRDYGKKVDEEKIVSRNLEDIRPGGLGIHFMKEIMDSVEYLPVKDGNELRLIKKVIS
- a CDS encoding STAS domain-containing protein; this encodes MDIKIVDESDDKATVAIKGSITFKNSNELRVVLVDLSKKKIKEIRIDMKDVDYLDSSAIATFIECLKITKAYGGALVLLNLNETCKDIFMIARLDKIFTFG
- a CDS encoding ABC transporter permease — protein: MIRTIGKTTLGFLKEVSNFFFLIRDILYWIVIAPFKGKRIRLGSASFQIIRVGIRAIPIICLVLFLVGMILVVAMSPLLVRFGVPSLIANIIAVSITREIGALLTALVMSGFAGASIAAEIGTMNVSEELIALETSALNPVHFLIVPRVLATAIALPCLVIISDIAGITGGMLTSKLLLGVSPSLYMQLTFEAIETKILVYTLIKSFVFGLIIASLACYYGFKVRGGAEGVGKETTNSVVFSMIFIILANLVFSLFYNMYLETF
- a CDS encoding ABC transporter ATP-binding protein; amino-acid sequence: MISVRNLSKIFNGRTVLKNINLDVYKGERLIIIGGSGCGKSTLLRCLINVHQPDSGSLKFFGTELVGLKDETRMDEIRKRFGILFQNGALYNSLTVGENVALLIREHSDIAESVIDIMVKVKLELVGLRDFHTLMPSQLSGGMQKRVALARAIALDPEVLFYDEPTSGLDPIMTAVIDELIVELNQKMNMTSVIITHDMASAYRTAHRIVMLYKGEVIAQGTPEEVKNSKDKFVQQFIQGLADGPIPLRVSSKDFYEDLLEGVRKDEIR
- a CDS encoding MCE family protein codes for the protein MKYDRNEIVAGIFVLGCIFLFLAFIFKAGDFKESMQPKKEIIARFTHARGIKTNSPVYYAGVQSGKVSNLSVDEKDNVYITLQLEKGINIRKDSIIKIGASVMGEAYIEITPGQGEIVEAGKTVMGNDAGIAQQIEDVVTSIQDLVKSDKITSSLDNLDKTLKNVAIVSETFADNKDKIEAIISNINEITQSLNEDLGEITEKMNTVLSNVAEMTNAEQIKKIDQITENMVGITENAENILAENRKSIKSITTNIESITDNLYILSADLKRNPWKAIWKSKEQDVEKYALQDAIIRLKEAEKNLITLNENNEKISDEELEEIRALIQNLKSIQKSTKELTTQNKRRTPKRKPFGR
- a CDS encoding 30S ribosomal protein S18, which codes for MFARKKVCKFCVKKLKEVDYKDATFLKNFMAESGRILPRKNTGNCAKHQRMTANAIKKSRNAGFLPFMNR
- a CDS encoding single-stranded DNA-binding protein, with product MPNYNKVFLMGNLTRDPELRFTTSGAPVTNLRLAINRVYTNGTGERKEEVCFLTVVVWGKQAESCAEYLAKGRPVFVEGRLRTRSIPSQNEEERPKTVLEIIADRVQFLGSRPKTDSVDSGQEKSKHEDIIEAHTEEKEKEKEEEKEEIA
- the rpsF gene encoding 30S ribosomal protein S6 yields the protein MRKYEIVFIFHPDLEEDRMKKRIEDVEKYIVSQKGKTGKIKDAIREKLPYPIKKSSEGLYVIFDFEMPPTAIDELKKKFLKDENILRYTVIKK
- a CDS encoding DUF933 domain-containing protein, which translates into the protein MKKLVNICYNSFSFITFCTIANEKALSWAVMRETTAIESAGKIHIEIEKIL